A segment of the candidate division KSB1 bacterium genome:
GCAAGGGGCGAGTGTTTTACAGCTCATTTGGACACAATCATGCGATCTACTGGAATCCGGTCCTTTTGCGACATTTTCTCGACGGCATTCAATTTGCAATGGGCGACTTGCCAGTGGATACGACACCAAACCGATTTGATGTGACCCAAGCTTTGGGTTTTGAGGTACTCGAGGACCTCTTAACTAAGATAGCTGTCTACGAATACGGTCAAAGTCGTGAGCCGCTAGTCAACCTTGCCGAGTTTCTGCGGATGGCTCAGGCTTCACCCAAAGGACTCAAACGCATTGAGAAACGTCTCCTGAACGTCCTAAAATCCGATGCCACCCTTGCGGGTAAACAGTTTATTTGTGATCGTCTCAGCATAATCGGCACCAAGGAATCAGTAAAGACTTTGGCAAAAATGCTTCCGGATATAGCCACTTCCGATATGGCCCGTTTTGCCCTGGAGCGCATTCCGCACACTGCAGTGGACAAGGCATTACGGAAAGCCCTGTCAAAAACAGATGGCAAACAGAAGGCCGGCATCATCAACTCATTAGGACAACGCCGGGACACTCGATCGGTGTCCGCGTTGCTTAAATTACTGGATGATCCTGATCCGATCATTGCCACTGCCGCAATCGCCGCACTTGGAGAAATTGCTGATTCTAAGGCGACCAAAGCACTAGCACAGGCCAAAGAAAAAATGACGGGAGAGCTACGAATGAAAGTATTGCCCGCCTATCTAAAATGTGCTGACCGGCTTTTGGAAAAGGGTGAACAATTGCAAGCATTGGCGATCTACAAACAGTTGAACAATCCCGCAGAACCTCCGTCAATTCGCTTTGCCGCGCTCAAGGGCATGATTCGGTCTGCAGGTGATCAGGCCAACGAGATGATCCTTACGATGTTAAAAGCAGACGATTCTCAGATGCAGACAGTAGCATCCGGACTCGTGAAGGAGATCCCAGTGTCGCAAAGCATTGCCGGGATTGTGCGGGAGATTCCTCATATGCTGGCAGCCAGCCAGGTTCAACTGCTGACCTCATTGGCCGAACGTCATGATGCAGAATCTCGCCAGGCATCCATGGATGCGATTGAAAGTGACTATATTGAAGTGCGAATTGCTGCACTCAAAGCCCTGGCCAAGGTGGGTGACGAGTCTGCGGTCCCGTTGTTAGCAAGGTCTGCGTCAGAAGCAAGTACCGGGGAGGAGAGGAAGGTCGCACGGGAGAGTCTTTATCGCCTGCGGGGCTCGAACATTGACCAGGCAATAGTCGACAACATTTCTGTCTCTAAGCCCGAGGTCAAAGCGGAGCTGATTCGCAGTGTAGATCGGCGGCAAATACATACGGCAGTTCGTATTCTATTTCAGACCGCTAAAGATTCGGACAGAAAGGTACGAATTGAATCGGTCAAAGCATTGAAGACCCTTGCCGGTTCGGAGACCTTGCCTGAGCTCATTGGCTTATTAGTGAATACCCAGAGTGCTGCGGAGCGCACCGAGCTCGAAAAAACCGTGGCTGCCGTTTCTCTGAAGATTCCCGAAGAGAGTCGTAGAAGTGAAGCCGTAATGAAAGCGCTGTCATCGGTGACTAAGGTAGAATCTCGAAGCTCACTGTTCAACGTCCTCGGTAAAATAGGAGATCGGACCTCTCTCCCGGTGTTGAGAGCAGCTTTGGATGACACCGTTGCAAATCTCAAAACCGCAGCAGTTCGCGCTTTTGCAGCATGGCCAAGCGCTGAACCGTTAGATGACCTTCTTGAAATCGCACAGAATTCTGACAATACCATACGCCAGGTTCTTGCTTTGCGTGGGTTTGTTCGCCTGCTGGGACTTGAGAGCGACCGCCCTGACGAAGTGGTAATTGAGATGTTTAAGCTGGCATTGGATCTGGCAGCGAACACAAATGAAAAGAAAATGGTCTTGTCTGGTATCTCAAACATAGGATCAATGGCGGCTTTGGAAGTTGCGAGCACATACCTGGAGGACCCGGCTTTGCGTCAGGAGGCCGAAGTAGCCGTAGTAAGAATTGCCAAGGATGTGAGTGGCAGTAATCCCGAAAATACCAAAAAAGTGCTGGAGAAAGTCATTCAAATTACCAATAGTGATTCACTTCCACATATAAGCGATGCCCGTCAGATGCTCACTCGGATTGAGCGCTTTGAGGATTACATGACGGTCTGGCAGGTATCAGGACCATACACACAAAAGGATGTCAATGTTTTTGGATTCGCATTTGCACCGGAGCAAATTGATGCTCGGAATGTGACCTGGCAGATCATGTCGGCCGGCACCAACAAAGAAAAGCCCTGGCTTTTGGAGCTGGACAAAGTATTGGGAGGAGAGACTCGTGTTGCCTATTTGCGCAACAGAGTGTGGTCAGATATGCAACAGCCGGTCCGATTGGAACTGGGCAGTGACGATGGTGTCAAAGCGTGGCTGAACGATGAGTTGGTACATGAAAATAATACCACTCGTGGTGTCACTCCAGGAGAGGACGTCGTCGAAGTCACCTTGAAAAAAGGTTGGAATTCTCTCCTGTTGAAAATCAGTCAGGGTGGTGGAGGATGGGGAGCCTGCGCACGTTTTCGGAATCTAGATGGCGGCAGGGTTGAAGGGCTGAAAGTTGCGTTGCCTGAGACCAAAGTTGTGGAATGAATCCCACAGCCTGGAGTCGGAAGCCAACTGAAAGTGGCTCTGGAACGACAACGAGAATTCTGCCGAATCGCCTAGCTAGCTAGGAAATGCTGAAGCCGATCACAATAATTCAAGCCGAGAAAGATTTGTTAATAGCAAAAACTTACCAAAACACTTCCATTTTTGCCTTCCAAGTCATGCTCAATTCGGCCATCTGTTTTCAAACTCTTCCGGTATACAATTAAGACTGCCCGATAATTCGGGTATTACTTTTTTGCAAGTTTTATAAAGCTAAACACTTCTTCCCAAATTTTCCCTGACATCAGAAAACCCAACAATCTTTTTTCCCATAAAGGGAATGTCTATAGTTATATTATTATGACTTTTTATTTTCGAAACCATTCCCAATTTACCCTCAAATGTCTCAACAATATCCTGGCATTGACACCAGTTAATCTCCTTACAATTTTTACAAGGTTCATTGTTGTTTTCATTGTTGGAAGGATTGCCACAACTTAAACATATGCGTTTCATTTAATCTGCCTAAATTAGAATGATTTCCATTACTAGAATCCAACACGAATAAATAGCTATCCGAAAAGTTTATGGTTATGCAATCAGAGCTTCGGTTTTAAATCTATGGTTACAGCTTATGGTGAATATCGCCTCGCGGTGATGCTCATAATGAGGCAGTATTTCCTCTACAGAGTACATCTTAAATAACCTTCTCAAAATTCTGTTACTGTAAACCAAAATAAATTCTTTCTCGTTTTGCTTTGCAAAAAGTTTTAAATCAATAAGCATCGCAATACCTTCATTGTCGATACTACGGATATTGTCAAGATTAATAATGATCGAAGAGTTTTTGAGGGAATATTCTTCAATTTTCTTACGAAATCGTTCGCAATTCCGTTTGTTTATAAAATTAGGCTCTTTAATCTTTACGATTAAATAGGAATCTGTCCGTTTCAATTGCAGGACCAGTATAGCATCTTGATAGAATTGTTTTCCATTTTTTGATTTTAAATGAGTAACAGCTTCGGATAGTGAATTGTAGACATTAAAAAACTTTTCCAATCCACAGGATTGAATAAGAAACAATATATTATTGTTTAGATTGGCAAAAGCTAGCCTGCTTGTTCCATTCCCTAATTTCTTGTGGAGATAGATCAATGCGGAAAGACCGGCGCTATCCATCCTAATTACCCTATTAAAATCGATTACCACTTTACTATCTCCCCAGCAAAATTCCAGCACCTTAGAAATAAAAGATTTATAATTTCTACTGTTTAAAGGTGTCCTAGATTTAAAATCTATTGTAGTTATGCGCCGGTGATATTTAACATTGAGGTTTAATTGATAGCCTTCCATGGCCATGAACGCTTCCTTGACTTAGAGTATTTTTTCCTTAGCCACCCTTCTTTTCGTCATCAATAAGACTGGCTAGCTGTATTGTTATAATTAATTCGTTTATTTTTTTTAATTGATTTTCCATTTCTTCAATCAGATCTTGCCTTTGCATTCCCAAAAGAAAATTATCATCATTATTTTCAATACACATCAATTCTATCGTTGCTGATTGTATTTGGACAAGTTCTTCTTGCAAGCTTTTTTGCCGGTCAAGCAACCTTTGATAACTCATTTCATACGCTTAAGCTGAATTACAAAAATTGATAAAATCTTTACGTATGCTTTTCTCGATCTCGATTAAATCAGCTAACATCTTAATCCTACATTGAAAAAGAAATCGATTATTTGGAATGTAAGAAATCGAGTTGAGTATTATTTTGGTAATTTCCCGGGTCAGACAATCCTTGATTTCAAACAGATCATTCGTATTAACATTCATTTTTGCGGGTATTGGATTGGCCATTTTAATGTGTTTTGAATAAAATCCGGGTATAATTACTACAAAGAACTTAGCCAATAATTATGCCAAGAAAAGAAATGACTTTTATCATTTATGATTTCCTGAATAAGTTATTGTTTTATATGAAATGAATCATTTTTGTTATTCAACAACATTTTAGGATTTGTAGTAAATTGCATATCGTTTTCGCTAATAGTGTAGTAAAAACGCTATTATTTCATATGAACATTCCTCGGTTTATAAACACAAACAGATGAATAAAATGAAAACATGAGCAAAATTTTGTCAATGTATTCTCAAATAAATAGCAGTATTATGTTTAGATAAATTTAGCCCGGGTCTATTATTGAGTGTTTCATATATGAAATAAATTTGAATAAAAAAGTAAAGGATTATTTTTTATTAATTTGAATTTTAAACATCTGCCGGAATAGATTCTACTTTTATAAAAGGTTAGATGATTTAATAGATATCAATTCAGAATTTTTGGTTTTCGCCTTGATTTCTTTTTAGAATGAAGTTACATTAAGTCTGAAAAAAATTGGAGACTTATATTTCCAAATAAATTAAACTAATGGCGCATTCGTCTAGTGGCCTAGGACGCCGGCCTCTCACGTCGGTAACACGGGTTCGACTCCCGTATGCGCTACAGTACTCATGCGCCCGTAGTTCAATTGGATAGAATGTCTGACTACGGATCAGAAGGTTGGGAGTTCGAATCTTCCCGGGCGCGCTAAATTATTTTGGATATGCTTGCTTTAAATAATCACGAAAGATGGATGAATGAGGCGATTCGTGAGGCAGAGAAGGCATATAATGCCGGCGAAGTGCCGGTGGGCGCTGTGATTATTACAGATGGCCGGGTAATTGGCAAAGGCCATAATCAGGTAGAACTGTTGAAAGATGCCACGGCCCATGCGGAAATGATCGCGATAACGGCGGCTTCAACAACCGTATCTTCCTGGAGATTGGAAAATGCGATTTTATATACAACGCTTGAGCCATGTGTGATGTGTTCCGGCGCGATTCAAAATTCCAGGATTTCTAAAGTAGTATATGGCGCAGATGATTCTAAATATGGCGCCTGTGGTTCTGTATATAATTTATTGCAAGATCCAAAAGCTAGCTGGCATGTGGATATGGTATCGGGAATTTTAGAAGATAAATGTAAGGCAATGATGTCTTCTTTTTTTAGAAAGCTTAGAACCCATTCCGAATGATCCTAAAGTTTGGATTATTATTTGTCGGAGATATTAAATTTGATAAAACGATTTTTTGATTTTTGTGGTAAGGAGAGGTGTCCGAGAGGCCGATGGAGCACGCTTGGAAAGCGTGTGTAGTGAATGCTACCGTGGGTTCGAATCCCACCCTCTCCGCGATGAGGGGCAGTAGCTCAGTCGGGAGAGCGGTACGTTCGCAACGTACAGGTCGAGGGTTCGAATCCCTTCTGCTCCACAAAACTGTTCTTGGAATGAATTATTCGGCTGTGCTAGACGGGGAGCTAGCGGTGCCCTGAACCTGCAATCCGCTATAGCAGGGTCGAAATCCCGTCTGAGGTTTTTCCGTCAGTAATTCGATTCAGGATTGTTGGTGTTGATGGTTCAAGACCTTCGCAATGATTCGATACCAAACCCCGTCAGGACCGGAAGGTAGCAGCGGTAAGTATTAGAATCATGTGCCGAAGGGGTTCTTGGCTGGAGCCAGCATTCTTTCAATCGTTTCTGATTTGGGAAATCGAAGATGGGTGCACAGCCGTTAAAATTAAGGAGTTAAATGACCTATCAAGTACTAGCACTAAAATGGCGTCCAACTGGCTTTGCCGAGGTTGTGGCTCAAGACCATGTTACACAAACATTAATAAACTCCATCTCTAATGACCGGATTGCTAATGCCTATCTCTTTACCGGGCCCAGGGGAGTCGGCAAGACAACCTCAGCTCGTATTCTTGCCAAAGCGTTAAATTGCAAAAACGGCCCAACCCCGGAACCGTGCGATAAATGCAGCAATTGTAAAGAGATTGCTGCCGGGCGGAATCTGGATGTTTTTGAAATAGATGGCGCATCCAATCGGGGTATCGATGAAATGAGAAATTTAAAAGAAAATGTTAGATATGCACCATCTTCTTCGAAATTTAAGATCTATATCATTGATGAAGTCCATATGCTTACAACGGAAGCATTCAATGCTTTATTGAAAACACTGGAAGAGCCACCAGAACATGTCAGGTTTATTTTTGCAACAACAGAGCCTCATAAAATTCCAGCTACCATACTTTCACGATGTCAACGGTTTGATTTTAAGCGCATTCCGCTCGATGAGATCATTACTCAATTGAAAACAATCTGCAAACATGAAGAAATTGAAATTGATGAAGAGTCTCTGTTCCTAATCGCCAAAAAAGCGGACGGCAGCTTGCGTGATGGCGAAAGTCTCCTCGACCAGATGATTTCATTTTGTGGTAAAATAATTAAAATCGATGATGTAGTGGACGCATTTCGCGTGGTCAGCCAGGATTTGCTCTTTGAAAGCACTTCAATTATTCTGAAGAGTGATATTCAGGAAGGTCTTCACTATATTGAACGATTGATTAATTCCGGCTATGACGTCGTTGAATTTTTACAAAGTTTAATTGAACATTTACGTAACTTATTGTATGCGAACGCCGTACAAGATAACCGGTTGTTAGAAACTTCTGATAATTATAAAGAACAATACACCCAACAAAGTAAAGATTTTTCATCGGATGATCTTTTGCGGATGATCCAGGTTGTGTCGGATACTGAATTCGAGATAAAGCGCAGCCCCAATCCTCGAGTTAGATTAGAAATGTGCATGATTAAACTCATCAAAATGGATAACTCCGTGACTATCAATGAAGTGATTGAACGACTCTCAAATCCCGGAACAACGATGTTGCCCGAGAAAAATTCCAATCAAACAACAACCTCTTCAGAAAATCAAACCTCGCCGCCGATTCAAACGGATTCTTCTCCTCAAAAAAAAAACTTAACTTATCCTCCCCCGATTGATCTTAAGCAGAATGTTCGTGTTGAAGAAAAAACGGAGACAGTGGTTCAAGAAGAACAAAAAGATGATCCTGCTACGATCATTATGTTCAAAGACAACTGGCAGCAGTTGGTCCAGTTTGTGGAGAAGAGGCGATTGTTTGTAAGTGTTTTTCTAAAGGAAGGTGAACCGATCCATTTCCAAAATAACACGTTGGAAATTGGTTTTTCTTATGAGAATGGCTTTCAAATTGAAGCGATGAGACGAAATAAAGAAATTATTTTACAAGCGATCCAAGAAATAATGGGCATAACAGTTGTTGTTAAATTTTCAAAAGTGAAGTTACAAAATGACAAAAAGGAAGAATTTCAAGAGGAAGAATCAATTTCAAAACCCAAAAAGATAAAAAAGATTGATCCTATGGTGAAAAAAATCATAGAATTGTTTGATGGTGAATTGATAACATCTGGAGGTTAGCATGGCAAAACCAAATTTAGGCGCTTTAATGGGTCAGGTACAAAAGGCACAAGAAAAATTTGCTAAAGCGCAGGAAGAATTATCAAATATTGAAGTAGAAGGCACCTCCGGCGGAGGAATGGTTACTGTAAAAGCAACAGCAAAACAAGAAATTATCAGTATAAAAATCGAACAGGAAGCTGTTGATCCGGAAGATGTTGACATGCTGGAAGATTTGATTATAGCCGCTGTAAACCAGGCTCTTGAAAAGGCTCAACAAGCATCTAGCGAACATATGCAAAAGGTGGCTGGAGGTTTGTTGCCGAATATGCCGGGTGGATTCAAAATTCCTGGATTATAGGCTTATGTTCTATTCTTCGAAATCTTTGGAAAAATTGATTGGGGAGCTTTCTCGGTTACCTGGAATTGGACGTAAGAGCGCGCAACGACTAGCATTTTATCTGCTTAAACAATCTGATGAAGATATCGAAAGACTAGCCGCCACGTTAATCGAAATGAAGAAAAATACCCGGCCCTGTTCCATATGTTTTAATTTAACAGAATCAGATCCTTGTATCATTTGCCAGGATACACGAAGAGATCAGGCTCTTCTTTGCATTGTTGAAGAAGCCCATGATATTCTTGCCGTTGAGAAAGTTGGACAGTACAAAGGTCTCTACCACGTCTTGGGAGGTGTGCTTTCGCCATTAGATAATATTGGTCCGGATGATCTTAACATCAAACCATTACTGGATCGCTGTCAAAACGGTTTAGAGGAAATCATTCTTGCAACGAATCCAAACATCGAGGGAGAAGCTACGGCTATTTATCTTTCGCGCTTAATAAAGCCGTTGGGCATCAGAATTACAAGAATTGCCAGAGGCATTCCTGCGGGTAGCGATATAGAATTTGTAGATGAAGTAACATTAATGAGAGCTTTTGAAGGTAGAAGTGACCTTTGAATGGATTTTTTCCTTTTTGATGTTTACATTTCACCAATGACAATAATTTAATCTTTGATCCATCTAAATTCCCAAAGGGTTTATGATAATGACGTTGCCAAACCAATTATCTGCACTTCGGATCATATTAACGCCAGTCTTCGTGACAACATTCTATGCTGAAAATATTTATTTAAAGTATACTTCTTTTGCTATTTTCATTATTGCTTCGTTAACTGATTATTACGATGGATTTATTGCCCGGCGTTATGGGATTACCTCAAATTGGGGCCGCTTTTTAGATCCGCTTGCTGATAAAATATTGATTTCCACAGCACTCATTGTATTTGCATTATCAGGTGTTGTTGAATTTTGGATGGTCTTAACAATAATCATCCGCGATGCAATAATTACAGCTTTACGAACTTATGCTATGTTCAAAGGTAAACCAATTGTTACGTCTTACCTGGCTAAGGCAAAAACTTTCTCACAACTTACAATTATTTATCTTGTATTCATTTTTATTTTATTAGAAAAAACATTTGCCTTTTATAACATATCTTCACAAGCTCTGGAAAAAATCGTCAGTTGGAATTTAATTCCCGCAGCAATTCTCTTTGTTACTATTTTGACTGTTATCTCAGGTATTAAATATATGTTTGAAAATCGCGACCATATAAAAAGCATGATACTGGATTTTTACCGAGCTATCGTCCCCTCAGATTTATAGAATAGATGTCGCGTCTTCAATATCTTTTAGCTACAGGATTTTATTTTGGTTATTCTCCGATTGCACCTGGTACAGCCGGAAGTTTATTAGCGTTAGTCATTTTTTGGTTTTTAATTCCCCTCCTTTCCATTTCACTATACCTGCTATTAATCACCTTGGTTTTTGCTGTTGGAGTTTGGGTGTCCAGCTATGTGGAAGCGGAAAAAGGTGAAGATCCTTCCATTGTTGTAATCGATGAAATCGTCGGTATGATGATCGCTTTAATTGCTTGTCCAATTTCTATTAAAGCATTTATCACAGCTTTTCTTGCTTTTCGAATTTTTGATGTTAAAAAACCGTTTCCTGTTAACCATGCAGAGCGTTTACCTTCTGGGTGGGGGATCATGTTAGATGATGTCCTGGCAGGTTTTTATGTGTTTCTTTTGATTCAAATTTTAATTAGAATCAACGTCCTTGATAGCTGAAATTATCTCAATTGGCGATGAGCTTTTAAACGGCACCAAGTTAAATACCAATGCCAATTGGTTGGCCGATCGGTTGCTGCGATTAGGGATCCAAATCAGTTGGATTTCAACAATCGGTGATGACAAAGAATCGATCAAAATGGCGCTTTCACAAAGTAAAGTGAGATCACAAATTGTATTATTAACAGGTGGGTTAGGTCCAACTCATGATGATATCACCAAAGAATGCGTAGCGGAATTCTACCAAACCGATTTGGTCCGGGATGAGTCAATAGAACGCCACATTATCAACCTATTTGCAAAACGGGGAAAACCAATGCCCGAGATAAATTTGCAGCAAGCCATGGTTCCCAAGGGAGCTACTGTGCTCAGCAATGAAATTGGCACAGCGCCTGGAATATATTTCGATCAAGAAGGTATACACTGTTTTGTATTGCCCGGGGTTCCTGCTGAAATGCGCAAAATGACGGAGGATTCGGTTATTCCGATTTTGAAAGAACAATTCGGTGGTTTGAGAAGTACTGTCCGCTACGAAACCATCC
Coding sequences within it:
- a CDS encoding ThuA domain-containing protein — translated: MQRPIKASTAALFTFWCFFTLTGASHAQIPLGDLHKIENAVPSEATVAPKQPRKLLVFTLEEGFKHSSTPYAAKALELMGKKTGAFEVVQSQEMSIFKPENLRQFDAVLFANTTQLKFEDRALRHSLMQFIKSGKGIVGLHAATDNFYTWPEAANMMGGQFDGHPWNASGTWAVNIEDPKHPLTAAFNRKNFRIKDEIYRIRQRSLRANSRVLVGLDMTDEVNLSAEGVRFADKDIPISWIRGYGKGRVFYSSFGHNHAIYWNPVLLRHFLDGIQFAMGDLPVDTTPNRFDVTQALGFEVLEDLLTKIAVYEYGQSREPLVNLAEFLRMAQASPKGLKRIEKRLLNVLKSDATLAGKQFICDRLSIIGTKESVKTLAKMLPDIATSDMARFALERIPHTAVDKALRKALSKTDGKQKAGIINSLGQRRDTRSVSALLKLLDDPDPIIATAAIAALGEIADSKATKALAQAKEKMTGELRMKVLPAYLKCADRLLEKGEQLQALAIYKQLNNPAEPPSIRFAALKGMIRSAGDQANEMILTMLKADDSQMQTVASGLVKEIPVSQSIAGIVREIPHMLAASQVQLLTSLAERHDAESRQASMDAIESDYIEVRIAALKALAKVGDESAVPLLARSASEASTGEERKVARESLYRLRGSNIDQAIVDNISVSKPEVKAELIRSVDRRQIHTAVRILFQTAKDSDRKVRIESVKALKTLAGSETLPELIGLLVNTQSAAERTELEKTVAAVSLKIPEESRRSEAVMKALSSVTKVESRSSLFNVLGKIGDRTSLPVLRAALDDTVANLKTAAVRAFAAWPSAEPLDDLLEIAQNSDNTIRQVLALRGFVRLLGLESDRPDEVVIEMFKLALDLAANTNEKKMVLSGISNIGSMAALEVASTYLEDPALRQEAEVAVVRIAKDVSGSNPENTKKVLEKVIQITNSDSLPHISDARQMLTRIERFEDYMTVWQVSGPYTQKDVNVFGFAFAPEQIDARNVTWQIMSAGTNKEKPWLLELDKVLGGETRVAYLRNRVWSDMQQPVRLELGSDDGVKAWLNDELVHENNTTRGVTPGEDVVEVTLKKGWNSLLLKISQGGGGWGACARFRNLDGGRVEGLKVALPETKVVE
- a CDS encoding STAS domain-containing protein, which gives rise to MAMEGYQLNLNVKYHRRITTIDFKSRTPLNSRNYKSFISKVLEFCWGDSKVVIDFNRVIRMDSAGLSALIYLHKKLGNGTSRLAFANLNNNILFLIQSCGLEKFFNVYNSLSEAVTHLKSKNGKQFYQDAILVLQLKRTDSYLIVKIKEPNFINKRNCERFRKKIEEYSLKNSSIIINLDNIRSIDNEGIAMLIDLKLFAKQNEKEFILVYSNRILRRLFKMYSVEEILPHYEHHREAIFTISCNHRFKTEALIA
- a CDS encoding nucleoside deaminase, with the translated sequence MLALNNHERWMNEAIREAEKAYNAGEVPVGAVIITDGRVIGKGHNQVELLKDATAHAEMIAITAASTTVSSWRLENAILYTTLEPCVMCSGAIQNSRISKVVYGADDSKYGACGSVYNLLQDPKASWHVDMVSGILEDKCKAMMSSFFRKLRTHSE
- the dnaX gene encoding DNA polymerase III subunit gamma/tau — translated: MTYQVLALKWRPTGFAEVVAQDHVTQTLINSISNDRIANAYLFTGPRGVGKTTSARILAKALNCKNGPTPEPCDKCSNCKEIAAGRNLDVFEIDGASNRGIDEMRNLKENVRYAPSSSKFKIYIIDEVHMLTTEAFNALLKTLEEPPEHVRFIFATTEPHKIPATILSRCQRFDFKRIPLDEIITQLKTICKHEEIEIDEESLFLIAKKADGSLRDGESLLDQMISFCGKIIKIDDVVDAFRVVSQDLLFESTSIILKSDIQEGLHYIERLINSGYDVVEFLQSLIEHLRNLLYANAVQDNRLLETSDNYKEQYTQQSKDFSSDDLLRMIQVVSDTEFEIKRSPNPRVRLEMCMIKLIKMDNSVTINEVIERLSNPGTTMLPEKNSNQTTTSSENQTSPPIQTDSSPQKKNLTYPPPIDLKQNVRVEEKTETVVQEEQKDDPATIIMFKDNWQQLVQFVEKRRLFVSVFLKEGEPIHFQNNTLEIGFSYENGFQIEAMRRNKEIILQAIQEIMGITVVVKFSKVKLQNDKKEEFQEEESISKPKKIKKIDPMVKKIIELFDGELITSGG
- a CDS encoding YbaB/EbfC family nucleoid-associated protein is translated as MAKPNLGALMGQVQKAQEKFAKAQEELSNIEVEGTSGGGMVTVKATAKQEIISIKIEQEAVDPEDVDMLEDLIIAAVNQALEKAQQASSEHMQKVAGGLLPNMPGGFKIPGL
- the recR gene encoding recombination protein RecR, with translation MFYSSKSLEKLIGELSRLPGIGRKSAQRLAFYLLKQSDEDIERLAATLIEMKKNTRPCSICFNLTESDPCIICQDTRRDQALLCIVEEAHDILAVEKVGQYKGLYHVLGGVLSPLDNIGPDDLNIKPLLDRCQNGLEEIILATNPNIEGEATAIYLSRLIKPLGIRITRIARGIPAGSDIEFVDEVTLMRAFEGRSDL
- the pgsA gene encoding CDP-diacylglycerol--glycerol-3-phosphate 3-phosphatidyltransferase, producing MTLPNQLSALRIILTPVFVTTFYAENIYLKYTSFAIFIIASLTDYYDGFIARRYGITSNWGRFLDPLADKILISTALIVFALSGVVEFWMVLTIIIRDAIITALRTYAMFKGKPIVTSYLAKAKTFSQLTIIYLVFIFILLEKTFAFYNISSQALEKIVSWNLIPAAILFVTILTVISGIKYMFENRDHIKSMILDFYRAIVPSDL
- a CDS encoding phosphatidylglycerophosphatase A, producing MSRLQYLLATGFYFGYSPIAPGTAGSLLALVIFWFLIPLLSISLYLLLITLVFAVGVWVSSYVEAEKGEDPSIVVIDEIVGMMIALIACPISIKAFITAFLAFRIFDVKKPFPVNHAERLPSGWGIMLDDVLAGFYVFLLIQILIRINVLDS